TTTGGTTTGGGGCTCTCCAAggaggtgaaggcggagtgcggctctgtTTGTGGGGATTTGGaaagttcttggcggattgtagattggaagcacagattttacttggcgttaccgcggggttaaataaccagcggctggatacagttttactatttcgaagttgaagagtcgtttcagagaatattcggaagatgaggggtcatttggtggattgtttggataaaatatttgattaatcattttttagggttaatggtctcgaaaaaaggggtttttcaaatttcagatctaacttccatcatttgtaccatcacaccagttatttatcatggggatattttttcactgcatgccacgacttttggatccttatttccaaacctgagagatttggattcaaggctcaggggctgcgggatatatggcatcaactacttatttttttgaatttatttgaaaagtaagtaaggaagattcaagactaatgtgaccctcagcctgattctccgattcaacctaaggctcgggggctactccatacgGAGtacgatttttcaatcgcacaccataccaaagaagtaactcggggcatgagtaccttatagcttcgatgcagccaagaaagtactcgaaaaagaacttcaagatggagcttcaaaagaagctgaagactactttgaaagtactcgagaagcctgcagtactcagctacgaagagcttgggggcttgtcagacccgtggctacgggactgtgtacataacgtagtttaaacaagattaggagataaagcctgtcttatctcttatttatgttgttttctactcgtatgagtaggagataaagctagtcggtatagaaggaaactactcgaattatacccgggtacgattccttggctactattggactaggattcatgtaaccttgACCTCCcaaatatataaggggggcaggaacctattcaaaacacaacatcaacacccaaggtgatacaaaccaccatacaggacgtagggtattacgcacctcgcggcccgaacctgtctaaatcttgtgttccttgcaccttcaagttccagatctcggcgtctcctcacctaaacttaccaccttgggtatacctctcggtgggcagccggtaaaacaccgacagtatcATTTTTATTCGGACTTGGTTCATGTCAACTCTTGATACTCATTTATTTTGTAATTTAGTTAACTAAAAGTTGAGGTGGtttgggcaagataattaaaatgctagaaAGTTAGGTGTTGGATTAGAGAGCTCGTGCTTATGCaaattacttaaccctaaagccttatCTTGTGAGCCTTCATTTGCATAATGCTTGATTATTAATTAAATTGCGAAAGTCTTGCGAGTATCTTTGTACTTATCTTGCTTTgttaactaagttgcaggtgagccgaaggttgtgtttggccacttctaccccgccgacCCCAGTGCGGGCGAGGAGCAGGTCGATGCGGTCttgatggtgtccttgagcaagacccCATCATTTTATCGTTATTTAGTTATCCGCTGCGAAATCGTTCTTTTAGGGATGGCATGTTCAACATTTAAATTGATGATCTATATCCCTTTCTAATGTTAAGTAGTGAGTCCGAGGCTTGTATTTTATTATTGAACCTTAAATTTCAGATTTAAATCCATCCCTTTGTTGAACTTATAATGTTTAGTTGTAACCTTTATTGcttaaaatttgctctttgtggTCCATCGGTGATATATGTGATTGTAAATGGTACGTGTGTATGCATAATCTTGGACATATGGTGGAGCAcgtaccgggactaccggatttgacATTATTTTTGGCGAATGACGAGTTGGTCATTTACgacttagatgtgggttaacacgtgGCACACTCTTAGCGCGAGCGTGTGTTAGCTTTCATCTTAATGTTAATGACCGGCAGTTTatattaaattgggcggttcttgCATTTCAGTCCAATTTGGTGCTCTAATTGCTTGATGTATTCACTCAATTAGGCGCTCAGTTCTGAGATCATGAATGATTTGGGGATCAAATCAAAAGCAAAAGGATTTAATGGAATTACTGAGGCTTTCGTCGGAGTTTCAGTGGCTCCTCTGCTCGATTGCTAGCCTGAGCAAATCTCTGAATCTCTCTCTCATATACACTCTTATCTACCAGAAGCTGTAGTCGCCGTCAAATCCCTCATACTGACGAAATCGCTGTCCTTATCTGCTTCAGTAGATTGCCAGGGACTCAGGCAGAACGGTGGTGGTGGTCCTTATCTGCAACTTGCATGTTCTTCTCTAGCTAGCAGCTGTCCGTTTTTTTCCATTTACCCAAACAACGTTTTTCCAGAGGTATAAAAATCTTACATTCCGGAGGTATGCACAAGAAAATACAGGTGGAATAGGATTACAGGCGCAAAAACTTGCAATGCTCCCAAACAGGGCCTACTTAATTTTACTGATACAATGTTAATATTAGCTACAGCAAACTCAAGTTCTTGTATCAATAAAACAGCGGTGCAGATGCATGCCGCTCGCTCCATCCAGAAGGTGCTAGCTGATGTTGGAGCTGGTCACTTCACTGCACCTGGATGTTGACGACCTTGCCCCCGGCTGACAACTTGGGGATGGTGAGGTAGAGCACACCGTCCCTCACCTCGGCCGCGATCCTCTCCACGTCCACGTTCTCCGGCAGCTCGAACCGCGTCCTGTACCGCCcgaagctcgccgccggccacggctctccctcccctcctcctcctcctccgccgccgcgtcgtcctTCTTCTCGGCGGTCACCACCAGCGTCCTGTCCCGCACGCTGACCCGCACGTCCTCCCGCGTCATCCCCGGCATGTCGAACCGCACCAGGTACTCCCCCGCGCGCTCCCTGACCTCCCACGGcgtccgcccgccgcgccgccggtaCGCCGCGCCCGAggctcctcctgctgcaggcACAGCGACGCCGTTGCTACCCGCGTCCGCGCGCGGCACCGCGCTcgacgccaccgccgccggcacgACGAGGACccggccgtcgtcgtcgtcgccctCGCCGTCCATGATGCGCTCCATGGTGCGCACCATCTGGTCCAGCGTCCTCGCTTCCGGGAAGCTGTCCCATAACCCTGCGAGGCAGGCAGCGAACCCGATCGTCAGGCTACTGACAACGTGAGCAAACGATTTCTTTCGCTCGATTGCTCAAATTCTTAGAAAATTAATTAGTCTGCTACTCGGATCAAATTGTCAAGAAAATGAAGGCAGATGGCGTACCGAAGGGAGTGGTTTGGATGAGGCGTCTCCTTGGAATTGGAGGGctcgcctgctgctgctgctgcctgggTTTGGACGCCCGCTGCAGGTGGTCCAGGCTATCCGTGGAGCCGTTCCTCATGGACCGCGCCTTCACGGAGCCTCTCTTCGGCACCACCACACAGGATGGGCTGCTGGTCCATGTGAACCTACTTCTTGGAGCGGCGGGGGAGGTGGTGATGGCGTGCAGGTTGGAGACCACAGCT
The Panicum hallii strain FIL2 chromosome 6, PHallii_v3.1, whole genome shotgun sequence genome window above contains:
- the LOC112897124 gene encoding LOW QUALITY PROTEIN: small heat shock protein, chloroplastic-like (The sequence of the model RefSeq protein was modified relative to this genomic sequence to represent the inferred CDS: deleted 2 bases in 1 codon), yielding MQQAVVSNLHAITTSPAAPRSRFTWTSSPSCVVVPKRGSVKARSMRNGSTDSLDHLQRASKPRQQQQQASPPIPRRRLIQTTPFGLWDSFPEARTLDQMVRTMERIMDGEGDDDDGRVLVVPAAVASSAVPRADAGSNGVAVPAAGGASGAAYRRRGGRTPWEVRERAGEYLVRFDMPGMTREDVRVSVRDRTLVVTAEKKDDAAAEEEGGEGEPWPAASFGRYRTRFELPENVDVERIAAEVRDGVLYLTIPKLSAGGKVVNIQVQ